TCGATCGACTTGCCGCCCGAGTAGCGGCGCACCACCGGCGCGCCGAGGATCTGCAGGTGATCGCGGAAGCGCTCGAGCTCCTCCTTGTCCGGCGGGAGGTAGCGGCCCGAAGCGTCGTTCACCTCGATGAGATCGATCTTCACCGGCGTGTCGCCCACCAGCTCCTTGAGGGCCACCGCGTCCTCGTAGCCGGTGTTGAAGCCGCGGATCACCACGTAGGCGAGCATGGCTCGCGTACGACGGGCGATTGCGTGGCGCCGCACCGCCGCCATCAGGTCCGGGAGCGGCCAGCGCTTCTCGATCGGCATCACGTCGACGCGCTTCTCGGGGATCGCCGAGGTGAGGCTCACCGCGAGGCGATACGGATGCCCCTCGTCTGTGAAGCGCTCGATCATCGGGATCCAGCCCGCGGTGGAGATCGTGATCGAGCGTCCCTCGATCGCGCCGCCTGCTGGCGCCGAGAGGATCTGCGCCGCCGCGATCACGTTGCGGTAGTTGAGGAAGGGCTCGCCCATCCCCATGAAGACCACGCCCTTCACCGGGCGATCCGCCTCTTCACGGATGGTGAAGATCTGCTCCACAATCTCCCACGGCCGCAGGTTGCGCTTGAAGCCCATGCGCCCCGTCGCGCAGAAGTCGCACGCCAGCGCGCAGCCCACCTGGGAGCTCACGCAGACCACGTAGTGGGTGTCGAAGATCGGGATCCGCACCGCCTCGACGCGCTGCCCGTCCTCGAGGCCGAAGAGGTACTTCGTGAAGCCGTCGGCGGGATCGGTGCGGCGCGCGATCACCTCGAGGCGCGGCGTCGCGCACGCGGCCTCCACCGCGTCGAAGACCGTGCGGCGCACCTGGGCGGTCTGGCGGATCTCGCCGATCAGACGCCGGCGCTTCACCGCGGCGGACCAGACCTTGCGGGCCTCGGAAGGCGTCGCGCCGAGGGCGCCGAGAGACTCGATGGCGCCTGCCTCGGTGAGATCCTGGAGCACGATCCGCGACGGCGGCGCGAGAGGGAGGGCGTTCAAGGCGCTACTTGCAGCTCTTGTTCAGGAACTCGCCGAGCTTGGCGGCGAGGGCGTCGGGCATATCGGTCTCGATGGCCTTCCGGCAGAGCGAGGACGACGCGCGGTACTGGTCGAGGAAGTCCAGGCACGGCGGGCAGGCCATGAAGTGCTCGTCCAGGGCCTTCTCGCGATCCTCGGGAAGCACACCCTCGAGGTAGTCGACCAGGAGATCGACGCAATCCCTGCAGCTCGTCTTGGCCATGGCGCTCACGCTTCCCTCCCCTCGAAGTAGAGGGCGAGGTCCTCGCGCAGCGCAAGCCGCGCGCGGTGCAACCGACTCTTGACCGCCGGGACCGAGGTCTCGAGGGCATCGGCGATCTCGTTGTACGACAGGCCGTCGAAGTCCCGGAGCATGAAGACCGCGCGGTGGGCCTCGGGCAGCTTCTCCACCGCGGCCACGAGCTTCTCGCGCAGCTCCGCGTCGAGGGCGAGGTCGTCGGCGCGGCGTCCCCACATGCCGGTCGGGTAGACCTCCCAGCGGCCGTCGCTCGAGAACATCCCGTCCTCGGTCTCGGTCTCGAGGGGCGCCTCGAACTGATCCACCAGCTTCTTGCGGCGGAGCTTCATCAGCGCGAAGTTCGCGGCGATCCGGTGGACCCAGGAGCCGAAGAGCGACTCGCCGCGGAACTCGGGGAGCTTGCGGAAGACCTGGAGGAAGGTGTCCTGGACGATCTCCAGCGCCTCGTCCTCGTTCTTCATCATCCGCAGCGCGAGGGCGTAGACGCGGTTGCGGTGGCGCCGCACGAGCTCGTCGAACGCAAGCCGATCCTGCCCGTCCTGGAAGCGGGTCACCAGCGCGTCGTCCGTGACCTCGGGGGCCTGGGCGGCGAGGTTGGCGCTTGGCTTGCTCATGCTCGGTCGGGCCGGTCCTTTGCCGATCGCTGGAGGGAAGGCGCTTCTACCACGGGCCCCCGCGGCCGGCGAGGCACAACCGAGACCCAGCGGTTGCCCGAGAGCCAGAACCGCAAGGGGGCGTCCGCCCACTCCTTCGCGTACTCCACTCCGATCCGCTTCCCCACCTCGATGGGCTCGCGAGGACGGTCGGGCGCTTCGATCCACAGCTCCTCCCCGCTCGTGAGATCCCATCGGTTGAAGTCCCGATTGACCTCGAACACGCGGGTCAACCTCGCGGGGCCGTCGGTGCGCGCCTCCGGCGAGAGCCCCGAGAGCGGCTCGAGCGCCCGGATGAGCACGGCCGTCCCCGATCCGGGCCCCTCGGTCACCACGTTCAGGCAGTGGTGCAGCCCGTAGATCAAGTAGACGTACGCGTGGCCAGGGCTGCCGAACATCGGCTCGGTGCGCGGCGTCAGGCCTTTCGACGTATGACATGCGAGGTCCTCCGGGCCGACGTAGGCCTCGGTCTCGACCACCCGCCCGGAGAGGTGCCGCCCACCGATCCGGCGGTGGAGCACGCATCCGAGCAGGTCCCTGGCGACCTCGACGGTCGGCCGGTCGTAGAACGAGCGGGGAAGAGGGAGGACCATTCCTCTGGAACGGCGATCCGTCGCCGACTCTTCCTTTCGAACATTCGATGTCGGAGGCGAGTGGAGGTTTCGGTCGCTTCCGCCCACGAGCGTTCAGCTCGCGAGGAGGCCGAGATCGGTGAGGAAGCCGTAGCCCCAGCGATCCTCCTTCGGGACGGGATGCAGGACCCTCGGCGCGTAGGTGCCAACGACGGCGCCGACCATCGCGCCAACCAACACGTCGCTCATGTAGTGACGATCGGACGCGATCCGCAGGTAGCCCGTGAGGCCGGAGGCGATGCCCAGGAGGAAGACGAGAGGCGTGCGGACGCGGCGGCGCGTGGCGATCTGGGAGACCGCGAACGCGAAAGCCGCGGTCGTGCTCGTGTGGCCGGAGAAGAACGAGAAGTCGTCGTCGTCGGCCTGGTTCCGGAGCGCGTCCTTAGACGGGCGAGCCGCCGGTCCATCTGGCGCAGCGGTGAGCTCGTCCGGGATGTGATGCTCGATGCCCGCCGAAGGGTCCGCCAGCCCGGACGAAGCGTAGCGGGCGAAGGGACGCTGCCTGCGGATCAGGAGCTTGGTCGCCTGGCTCATCATGCCCGCGTAGACCATCGCCTCGTTGACCGCGAGGACGTCGGCCATCGGCCCCCCGCCGCCGCGGATCCCTGCGCTGAGCGCGAGGCCCGCCGCACCCATCGGCACGAGGAAGTTCGCGAGGAGGTTCGAGTAGAAGCGGGCGCGCATCGGATCCTTCCAGAGGAGGCGCTCCCTCGCCGTGCGGTCGAGGCGATTGACGCGCTCGACGCCGTGCTCGTCCCGCTCGCTCCAGAAGAGCGTCTTCGCCGGGATCTTCTTTCGGAAGACGTGCGAGCCGCTCCAGACCACCGCGCACGCCACGAGCGGGAGCCCGTGGCGGATCAGGTCGAACTCGAGGTGGCCCGGAGCGCCAGCGCGGAAGAACCACCAGCGCCTGGGCGCTTGTCGCGGAGACCACACGGGGGAACGGTGGTCATCCCGCCGGACCGCTTCCAGCCCCCACGCCTACCCTTCCGGCGCCGGCCCTCCTATCGCTAAGCGCGCCGGAGGCGACGACGGAACGCGGAGCCGATCTCCGCGAGCTCGGCAACGCGCAGGAGTCGACAGGCGACGACGTAGACGATCGCGCCGGCGGCGATGCCGGCCCCCACGCCCGACAGGCGAGCGAGGAGCGACTCGGTGCCGAGCGCGTGCTCGATCGCGCCGTTGGCGGCGAACGCCGCGATCGCACAGGG
The Vulgatibacter incomptus DNA segment above includes these coding regions:
- a CDS encoding radical SAM protein, translated to MNALPLAPPSRIVLQDLTEAGAIESLGALGATPSEARKVWSAAVKRRRLIGEIRQTAQVRRTVFDAVEAACATPRLEVIARRTDPADGFTKYLFGLEDGQRVEAVRIPIFDTHYVVCVSSQVGCALACDFCATGRMGFKRNLRPWEIVEQIFTIREEADRPVKGVVFMGMGEPFLNYRNVIAAAQILSAPAGGAIEGRSITISTAGWIPMIERFTDEGHPYRLAVSLTSAIPEKRVDVMPIEKRWPLPDLMAAVRRHAIARRTRAMLAYVVIRGFNTGYEDAVALKELVGDTPVKIDLIEVNDASGRYLPPDKEELERFRDHLQILGAPVVRRYSGGKSIEGACGMLAGGG
- a CDS encoding anti-sigma factor family protein, whose product is MAKTSCRDCVDLLVDYLEGVLPEDREKALDEHFMACPPCLDFLDQYRASSSLCRKAIETDMPDALAAKLGEFLNKSCK
- a CDS encoding RNA polymerase sigma factor, with protein sequence MSKPSANLAAQAPEVTDDALVTRFQDGQDRLAFDELVRRHRNRVYALALRMMKNEDEALEIVQDTFLQVFRKLPEFRGESLFGSWVHRIAANFALMKLRRKKLVDQFEAPLETETEDGMFSSDGRWEVYPTGMWGRRADDLALDAELREKLVAAVEKLPEAHRAVFMLRDFDGLSYNEIADALETSVPAVKSRLHRARLALREDLALYFEGREA
- a CDS encoding DNA-3-methyladenine glycosylase — translated: MVLPLPRSFYDRPTVEVARDLLGCVLHRRIGGRHLSGRVVETEAYVGPEDLACHTSKGLTPRTEPMFGSPGHAYVYLIYGLHHCLNVVTEGPGSGTAVLIRALEPLSGLSPEARTDGPARLTRVFEVNRDFNRWDLTSGEELWIEAPDRPREPIEVGKRIGVEYAKEWADAPLRFWLSGNRWVSVVPRRPRGPVVEAPSLQRSAKDRPDRA
- a CDS encoding phosphatase PAP2 family protein, producing the protein MWSPRQAPRRWWFFRAGAPGHLEFDLIRHGLPLVACAVVWSGSHVFRKKIPAKTLFWSERDEHGVERVNRLDRTARERLLWKDPMRARFYSNLLANFLVPMGAAGLALSAGIRGGGGPMADVLAVNEAMVYAGMMSQATKLLIRRQRPFARYASSGLADPSAGIEHHIPDELTAAPDGPAARPSKDALRNQADDDDFSFFSGHTSTTAAFAFAVSQIATRRRVRTPLVFLLGIASGLTGYLRIASDRHYMSDVLVGAMVGAVVGTYAPRVLHPVPKEDRWGYGFLTDLGLLAS